A genome region from Cerasicoccus sp. TK19100 includes the following:
- a CDS encoding 16S rRNA (uracil(1498)-N(3))-methyltransferase has translation MAGFRSFFPQGALSAGQTAKLDVAESRHLTKALRARPGDAVTLFDGRGTAWDCVLTETGRDAVVRVETELAPAKPAAQLTLAVGLLKGKALDAVIKCAVELGAAGIVPLFTRHSEVRLDADRAESKAAHWRTTAIEAAKQSGNLAAFSVATPVTLEDWLKGDLSNATKLVASLEPGAVPILAAVREPSRPILVLIGPEGDFSAEEYARIRATGFTPVDLGPHVLRAETACTYVASALQAHLHAI, from the coding sequence GTGGCTGGATTTCGCAGTTTTTTCCCGCAGGGAGCCCTGAGCGCCGGGCAGACGGCCAAGCTCGACGTCGCCGAGAGCCGGCACCTGACCAAGGCTCTGCGCGCCCGACCGGGGGACGCGGTGACGCTGTTCGACGGCCGGGGGACCGCCTGGGATTGCGTCCTCACGGAGACCGGTCGCGACGCCGTGGTTCGCGTGGAAACAGAGCTCGCGCCCGCCAAGCCTGCCGCCCAGCTGACGCTCGCGGTGGGACTGCTCAAAGGCAAGGCGTTGGATGCCGTCATCAAGTGTGCGGTCGAGCTTGGCGCGGCAGGCATTGTCCCTTTGTTCACCCGACACAGCGAGGTGCGGCTCGACGCCGACCGGGCGGAGTCCAAAGCCGCCCACTGGCGCACGACCGCGATCGAAGCTGCCAAGCAAAGTGGAAATTTGGCCGCCTTTTCAGTCGCTACACCCGTTACCCTGGAGGATTGGCTGAAGGGCGATTTGAGTAACGCCACCAAGCTCGTGGCCAGCCTGGAGCCCGGCGCGGTGCCTATCCTGGCCGCCGTGCGCGAGCCGTCGCGACCAATCCTTGTGCTGATCGGGCCCGAAGGCGATTTCTCCGCCGAAGAGTATGCGCGCATCCGGGCTACGGGCTTTACGCCGGTTGACTTAGGGCCTCATGTGCTTAGGGCGGAGACGGCATGCACGTATGTCGCATCGGCCTTGCAGGCCCATTTGCACGCGATATAA
- a CDS encoding MlaD family protein — translation MNTASQSIRVGLFFVLGVALIWIAYETLSGARLERASGYRLDASFENIQQLKASDEVRMAGVRIGNVAETRLDGTQAVAVLLIDDNIRIPADSEATITTAGLLGTNYVAIVPGTSLEMLAANQPIATFKTPGFNDVVAEVGQLGERLDQVFAKVESSLDGLGGLTGGGSGDEEGEGDLFSNLNQIVIENRETIKSTLANFDQISADIASGKGTIGKLIQDPAAYEKIMSTADDIKIAANNASALMTEAQSIMDEVKQGKGALGTIIYDQQTGEDIKVTIANVKDFSSKLNSQESSLGRFLNDDDLYVQAQDTLSKVNGAVSRFDDSGPITAVGILASALF, via the coding sequence ATGAATACCGCTAGTCAATCTATTCGCGTAGGTTTGTTCTTCGTTTTGGGGGTCGCCCTGATCTGGATTGCGTATGAAACCTTGTCCGGCGCGCGCCTTGAGCGGGCTAGTGGATACCGGCTCGACGCGTCTTTTGAAAACATCCAACAGCTCAAAGCCAGTGACGAAGTCCGCATGGCGGGCGTCCGTATTGGTAATGTTGCCGAGACTCGGCTCGACGGCACGCAGGCCGTCGCCGTGCTCCTGATCGATGACAACATCCGCATCCCTGCCGACTCCGAGGCGACGATTACCACCGCCGGCCTGCTCGGCACGAACTACGTGGCCATCGTCCCGGGCACCTCGCTGGAGATGCTTGCCGCGAACCAGCCGATTGCGACCTTTAAGACACCGGGCTTTAACGACGTGGTGGCCGAGGTCGGCCAGCTCGGCGAGCGGCTCGACCAGGTATTTGCCAAAGTGGAAAGCTCACTCGACGGCCTGGGCGGCCTGACCGGTGGTGGCTCCGGCGACGAGGAAGGCGAGGGCGACTTGTTCTCCAACCTCAACCAGATCGTCATCGAAAACCGCGAGACGATTAAAAGCACGCTGGCGAACTTCGACCAGATCAGCGCGGATATCGCCAGCGGCAAGGGCACCATTGGTAAGTTGATCCAGGACCCCGCCGCCTACGAGAAAATCATGTCGACCGCGGACGACATCAAAATCGCCGCCAACAACGCCTCCGCGCTCATGACCGAGGCCCAGTCCATCATGGACGAGGTCAAGCAGGGCAAGGGCGCGCTCGGCACAATCATTTACGACCAGCAAACGGGCGAGGATATCAAGGTGACCATCGCTAACGTGAAGGATTTCTCCAGCAAGCTGAACTCTCAGGAGAGCTCGCTGGGCCGCTTCCTGAACGACGACGATCTCTACGTCCAGGCCCAGGATACGCTGAGTAAGGTCAACGGTGCCGTGAGCCGATTTGACGACAGCGGCCCAATTACCGCCGTGGGCATCCTCGCAAGCGCACTTTTTTAA
- a CDS encoding cyclic nucleotide-binding domain-containing protein, which produces MDREFEVEAGNTIIEQGEQGQGFYILKSGAVEIYKDGLLLNVLMFPGTIFGEMGDILGKPRTATVRAKTDCRLVHCGDSDVEHLIQERPQIAVKIIKTLAARLERTTQKLADQFKEPPVWSVEPGPK; this is translated from the coding sequence ATGGATCGGGAATTCGAAGTAGAAGCCGGCAACACAATCATCGAACAAGGTGAGCAAGGACAGGGGTTTTATATCCTCAAATCCGGCGCCGTTGAAATTTACAAAGATGGCTTGTTGCTCAATGTACTGATGTTTCCCGGTACCATCTTTGGCGAAATGGGTGACATCCTCGGAAAGCCCCGAACCGCCACCGTTCGCGCCAAAACGGACTGCCGTCTCGTCCACTGTGGAGATTCCGACGTGGAGCACCTCATCCAGGAGCGCCCACAAATCGCGGTGAAGATCATTAAGACCCTTGCCGCCCGCCTTGAGCGGACCACGCAAAAACTCGCCGACCAGTTTAAAGAGCCGCCTGTCTGGTCGGTCGAGCCCGGACCCAAATAA
- a CDS encoding serpin family protein encodes MPDLIKKITRSIPFARSFAGLLILALAPLSADPNASLSLLQAVKTQDAPAIAPTATLDMLALLYYGADGRTATQLGALFGGASQQQVTETAAKAQRQLPGYQRIGSVWFSERVAVTPEFLQAVDGQWKFYTGAAPLRTDPAKAASQINFYYEQQTNGHIKNVVSARELVNQPDMLAVIVSAFVSNWATPFDAGKTRDDVFYRSGDEKFSVKMMSDVRDVPYFADDTFQVAALDVQAKDFSVLFFLPKNARQFDAALSALNGAYLLDVQGKLKKQTVKLSLPRVNFSNTTNWRDVFAKSKLADPFTPGKANFSRINANQPEPLYISHLIEETQIKWNEVGIEARSAGTAIAGPFGEIPSEIEFKANHPFVFVIYNKQEQDVAFAGIIQSKTQMVGQ; translated from the coding sequence TTGCCAGACCTTATCAAAAAAATCACCCGGTCGATCCCATTCGCCCGGTCGTTCGCTGGGCTCCTTATCCTGGCCCTCGCGCCACTGAGCGCTGACCCCAACGCTTCACTCAGCCTGCTTCAGGCCGTGAAAACCCAAGACGCACCCGCGATCGCGCCCACCGCGACGCTGGACATGCTGGCCCTGCTCTACTACGGGGCCGACGGGCGCACCGCCACCCAGCTTGGCGCGCTCTTTGGCGGAGCCAGCCAACAGCAAGTCACCGAGACCGCCGCCAAGGCCCAGCGCCAGCTACCCGGCTATCAGCGCATCGGCTCGGTGTGGTTCAGCGAGCGCGTCGCCGTGACCCCGGAATTCCTGCAAGCCGTCGACGGCCAGTGGAAATTCTACACCGGTGCCGCCCCCCTGCGCACCGACCCCGCCAAGGCCGCCAGCCAGATTAATTTCTACTACGAACAGCAGACAAACGGCCACATTAAGAACGTGGTCAGCGCTCGCGAGCTTGTCAACCAGCCCGACATGCTGGCCGTAATCGTCTCGGCCTTTGTGTCCAATTGGGCAACGCCGTTCGACGCCGGCAAGACCCGCGATGACGTTTTCTACCGCTCTGGCGACGAGAAATTCTCCGTCAAAATGATGTCCGACGTGCGCGATGTTCCTTATTTCGCAGATGACACGTTTCAGGTCGCCGCGCTTGATGTGCAGGCCAAGGACTTTAGCGTGCTGTTCTTCCTCCCGAAAAATGCCCGACAGTTCGATGCCGCCCTTTCCGCGCTGAATGGTGCCTACCTACTCGACGTGCAGGGCAAGCTCAAGAAGCAGACGGTCAAGCTCAGCCTACCCCGGGTTAATTTTTCCAACACTACCAACTGGCGCGACGTCTTCGCCAAGTCCAAGCTCGCCGACCCCTTCACTCCGGGCAAGGCCAACTTCTCCCGCATCAATGCGAACCAGCCCGAGCCGCTCTATATCTCGCACCTAATCGAGGAAACGCAGATCAAATGGAACGAAGTCGGCATCGAGGCGCGTTCGGCAGGCACAGCGATAGCCGGCCCGTTTGGCGAGATCCCCAGCGAAATCGAGTTCAAGGCCAACCACCCCTTCGTCTTCGTCATCTATAATAAGCAGGAGCAAGACGTCGCCTTCGCCGGTATCATCCAGTCCAAGACGCAGATGGTCGGGCAGTGA
- a CDS encoding PEP-CTERM sorting domain-containing protein: MNYPYLPSFIILSVAASLSANTWDGDGVDSFWNTGGNWVEGGRPGFAGTATFTGDPTLITNPDLNGNSQTGIGLDFQTSGWTIFDGVGGANFRTDGGQVINSLGTGENRLMSNAISSGGNAIFTVDPNSVLRFSGGVNHAFSTATGGGLIVVDTVANTGGSGTHNISGDINILINTEYTFFQFNATSGVIGGTGTFRGFGFQTSNFGGTAVLSPGGNGVYGSEIGTMTWQAQSATDRHNLSFNSGSSLDIQIGATLGENDLLQFESYGNGAISIGAGTTLNLYGEAIEDGSYTIVSNVDPGQANISGAFETVNFNGQPINPANFTVNYNGDNITVDITGVVPEPSHYALLAGTLGLVAMLWRRR, encoded by the coding sequence ATGAATTACCCCTATCTACCCTCATTCATAATTCTTAGCGTTGCTGCTAGCCTATCGGCCAATACTTGGGACGGGGACGGCGTCGACAGTTTTTGGAACACCGGCGGCAACTGGGTCGAAGGTGGACGCCCGGGCTTTGCCGGCACGGCCACCTTCACTGGCGATCCGACGCTAATTACCAACCCTGACCTCAATGGAAACAGCCAGACTGGCATTGGCCTCGATTTCCAAACCTCGGGTTGGACTATTTTCGACGGCGTGGGCGGTGCCAACTTCCGCACTGACGGCGGCCAAGTGATCAACTCCCTGGGTACGGGCGAAAACCGGTTGATGTCCAACGCCATCAGTAGCGGCGGCAATGCCATCTTCACGGTCGATCCCAATAGCGTATTGCGCTTTTCCGGCGGGGTAAACCATGCCTTTTCGACGGCCACCGGCGGCGGCCTGATCGTCGTCGACACCGTGGCCAACACAGGCGGCAGCGGCACGCACAATATCTCCGGCGACATCAATATCCTGATCAATACGGAATACACTTTTTTCCAGTTCAACGCTACCAGTGGCGTCATCGGCGGCACCGGCACATTCCGTGGATTCGGATTCCAAACGAGTAATTTTGGCGGCACCGCGGTGCTTTCCCCCGGCGGTAACGGCGTCTATGGCTCCGAGATCGGCACCATGACTTGGCAGGCTCAGTCTGCCACCGACCGGCACAATCTGTCCTTCAACAGCGGTTCGTCGCTCGACATCCAGATCGGTGCCACCCTCGGCGAGAACGACCTGCTCCAATTTGAGTCCTATGGCAACGGCGCGATTTCCATCGGAGCCGGCACCACGCTGAACCTCTACGGCGAGGCCATTGAGGACGGCTCATACACCATCGTCAGCAATGTCGACCCCGGCCAAGCCAACATCAGCGGGGCCTTTGAAACGGTCAACTTCAACGGCCAGCCAATTAACCCGGCCAACTTCACCGTGAACTACAATGGCGACAATATCACGGTCGACATCACCGGCGTTGTCCCCGAGCCCAGCCACTACGCGCTGTTGGCCGGCACCCTTGGCCTCGTGGCGATGCTCTGGCGTCGCCGCTAG
- a CDS encoding TerB family tellurite resistance protein, which produces MDSPDSPEFSLALAKMLISAAWVDGEIQPAERDYLKDFVFSLPHMDESTWSSLQTYFESPVDDAERVFLLQELRRLLTRDTQLHLVTKSVRQVFLADGRVLPEEVKAARQITRILQGTEEDSDAEMSNVIKAHLARLKSNYSASPFGKLAEEKAAGFPESVSVFFANRGLEIEVSDMDRDRICLIGCLLAVVANADGSLDPSEKQVAREYMLRRWKFSADVANYICAIMESDPARDLDLAIIVRRLYEATSEADRSLMLKTLLAISAADGRILKEEIDECYRIARLLKVPAGEIEEAMMHIPRRREVNQPEEN; this is translated from the coding sequence ATGGACTCTCCCGACTCACCTGAATTCTCGCTCGCACTGGCAAAGATGCTGATTTCCGCCGCATGGGTGGATGGTGAAATCCAACCCGCCGAGCGTGATTACCTCAAGGATTTCGTTTTCAGCCTGCCTCACATGGATGAATCGACCTGGAGTAGTCTGCAAACTTACTTTGAAAGTCCTGTCGACGATGCCGAGCGCGTGTTTTTGCTGCAGGAGCTGCGCCGCCTGTTGACCCGCGATACGCAGCTGCACCTCGTGACCAAGTCGGTGCGTCAGGTGTTTCTTGCCGACGGCCGCGTGCTGCCCGAGGAGGTTAAGGCTGCGCGCCAGATCACCCGAATTCTGCAAGGTACGGAGGAAGATTCCGATGCGGAAATGAGCAACGTGATCAAGGCTCATCTTGCCCGGTTGAAGTCTAACTACAGCGCTTCGCCATTTGGTAAATTAGCGGAAGAAAAAGCCGCCGGTTTCCCGGAATCCGTCAGCGTATTTTTCGCGAATCGCGGGCTCGAAATTGAAGTGTCGGACATGGATCGTGACCGGATTTGCCTGATCGGCTGTCTTCTGGCGGTCGTGGCGAATGCCGACGGGTCGCTGGACCCATCGGAAAAGCAAGTCGCGCGTGAGTACATGCTGCGCCGCTGGAAGTTTAGCGCTGACGTGGCTAACTACATTTGCGCGATCATGGAGTCTGACCCCGCGCGTGATCTGGACTTGGCCATCATCGTGCGCCGTCTTTACGAGGCCACTAGTGAGGCCGACCGCAGCTTGATGCTCAAGACGCTGCTCGCGATCTCCGCTGCCGATGGCCGCATTCTCAAGGAAGAGATCGACGAGTGCTACCGCATCGCACGGCTGCTCAAGGTGCCAGCAGGCGAGATCGAGGAGGCGATGATGCACATCCCGCGCCGCCGCGAGGTTAACCAGCCCGAAGAAAATTAA
- a CDS encoding SpoIVB peptidase S55 domain-containing protein produces MASIAWSKTPAPSTPTMPLSEIKPGMKATWRTVVQGNEIVEFNLNILGISQNFAGPNEPVIIAEALDASQVLSGPVGGMSGSPCYIDGKLIGAYAYGYLWPKEQAIIGITPIDNMLAVFEKGRPDTKTANGSAAAPASGAIRIEDLPRPTQQFATGNEIQTAHTSSGDILTDLKPAPTPLTMSGISAQSLEPFRAYAKAMNLDLMSAPGGVADNLTADDISAGAPVAGVLLDGDFSMVATGTCTWREGDDFLAFGHPFLLGGPTNIPVAPAEIMTIVRAVPRSFKLANAGPVVGTIYQDRLTAIAGEIGLPPQLTDYSVHLTDPSGETHTYTGNLFQNDQMSPFIAVLGVYSAVTSTLETADDLTYALTVTADYEGYDPLVWSRSSSGNILGSIFEVWDLLGMLAQNPFEPTNLKSLRFDVTLTSPRESTTMDRLQILSGNAEPGNEVELAIRLRSYRDEQSREVIKAPVPTNAAGDTLTLFVGDASAADRIDDGYSPSVSSFGEILDYFRTRRDNQRVYVKLLRPARGFRANGQNLEDLPPSARSLMSSSRTIEPIASTHEVTVWETSFATPGVFSGSYRIRLPVEN; encoded by the coding sequence ATGGCATCGATTGCCTGGAGCAAGACGCCCGCGCCGAGCACGCCCACCATGCCGCTGTCGGAGATCAAGCCCGGCATGAAGGCCACTTGGCGCACCGTCGTGCAGGGTAACGAGATCGTCGAGTTCAACCTCAACATCCTCGGCATTTCCCAGAATTTCGCCGGGCCCAATGAGCCCGTCATCATCGCCGAAGCCCTCGACGCCTCGCAGGTGCTCAGCGGCCCTGTCGGCGGTATGAGTGGCAGCCCCTGCTACATCGATGGCAAGCTGATCGGTGCCTACGCCTACGGCTACCTCTGGCCCAAAGAGCAGGCCATCATCGGCATTACCCCGATCGATAACATGCTCGCCGTTTTTGAAAAAGGTCGCCCCGATACCAAGACCGCCAATGGCAGCGCCGCCGCCCCGGCCAGCGGCGCGATCCGTATCGAAGACCTGCCCCGCCCCACGCAGCAATTTGCCACGGGCAATGAAATCCAAACCGCGCACACTTCCAGTGGCGACATCCTAACCGATCTCAAGCCCGCGCCGACGCCACTCACCATGTCTGGCATTTCTGCGCAATCGCTGGAGCCCTTTCGCGCCTATGCCAAGGCCATGAACCTCGACCTGATGAGCGCCCCCGGCGGCGTGGCGGATAACCTCACGGCAGACGACATTTCGGCTGGCGCTCCCGTGGCGGGCGTCCTGCTCGATGGCGATTTTTCCATGGTCGCAACCGGCACCTGCACCTGGCGCGAGGGAGACGACTTCCTGGCTTTTGGTCACCCGTTCCTCTTGGGCGGCCCGACGAATATCCCTGTCGCTCCGGCCGAGATCATGACCATCGTGCGCGCCGTTCCGCGCTCGTTTAAGCTGGCCAATGCCGGGCCCGTCGTGGGCACGATTTACCAGGACCGCCTGACCGCCATTGCCGGCGAGATCGGCCTGCCACCACAGCTCACCGATTACTCCGTGCACCTCACCGACCCCTCCGGTGAGACGCATACCTACACGGGTAACCTTTTTCAGAACGATCAGATGTCGCCCTTCATTGCGGTGCTCGGCGTTTACAGCGCAGTGACCTCCACCCTCGAAACCGCGGACGACCTTACCTACGCGCTCACCGTCACGGCCGACTACGAGGGCTACGATCCGCTGGTGTGGTCGCGCAGCTCATCGGGTAACATTCTCGGCTCGATCTTCGAAGTCTGGGACCTCCTCGGCATGCTCGCGCAAAACCCCTTTGAGCCGACGAACCTCAAGTCACTGCGCTTCGATGTCACGCTGACCTCGCCCCGTGAGTCGACCACCATGGACCGCCTGCAGATCCTCAGTGGCAACGCCGAGCCGGGCAACGAGGTCGAGCTCGCCATCCGCCTGCGCAGCTACCGCGACGAGCAATCACGCGAGGTCATTAAAGCACCCGTGCCGACCAATGCCGCCGGCGATACGCTGACGCTGTTCGTGGGCGATGCTTCTGCGGCCGACCGCATCGACGACGGCTACTCGCCCAGCGTATCCAGCTTTGGCGAAATCCTCGACTACTTCCGCACCCGCCGCGACAACCAGCGCGTTTACGTGAAGCTGCTCCGCCCCGCCCGCGGCTTCCGCGCCAACGGCCAAAACCTCGAAGACCTGCCGCCATCGGCGCGCTCGCTTATGAGCTCCAGCCGCACGATTGAGCCCATTGCGAGCACCCACGAAGTCACCGTTTGGGAAACCTCTTTTGCCACGCCGGGCGTGTTCTCCGGCTCCTATCGCATCCGCCTGCCCGTCGAAAATTAA